A genomic stretch from Candidatus Amarolinea dominans includes:
- a CDS encoding 50S ribosomal protein L25: MAQISLAAQQRDPSAHVNQLRQQGLVPAVMYGHNIPAESIQIERISLDKAVKQGALTHLTTLDLGTRQVAVLIKELQRHPVKRNPLHVDFYQVSMTEVIEIAVPIRLVGALQSSLGSDYVLVHNLEAVMVSCLPSNIPNALTIDISQLTAEHHILHARDLVIPANVKLAISADDAVVMVSRTRAAVSEDTGEAATTSTAAEPEVVIKGKAAKGEELPPEDTKRK, from the coding sequence GTGGCTCAAATTTCATTAGCGGCGCAGCAGCGCGACCCATCTGCCCATGTCAACCAACTGCGCCAGCAGGGCCTGGTGCCTGCGGTAATGTACGGACACAATATCCCGGCCGAATCCATTCAGATCGAACGGATCAGCCTCGATAAGGCGGTCAAGCAGGGCGCTCTGACCCACCTGACCACGCTCGATCTGGGCACCCGCCAGGTGGCCGTGCTTATCAAGGAACTGCAGCGCCATCCTGTCAAGCGCAATCCATTGCACGTGGACTTCTACCAGGTCTCCATGACGGAAGTGATTGAGATTGCGGTGCCGATCAGGCTGGTTGGCGCACTACAATCTAGCCTGGGCAGTGATTATGTGCTGGTGCATAACCTGGAGGCCGTCATGGTCTCCTGTCTGCCCAGCAACATTCCCAATGCGCTGACGATTGACATCAGCCAACTCACAGCCGAGCACCACATCCTGCACGCCAGAGACCTCGTCATTCCGGCCAACGTTAAATTGGCAATCTCGGCTGACGATGCCGTGGTGATGGTCAGCCGTACCCGCGCCGCCGTCTCTGAAGATACCGGTGAGGCCGCCACGACGAGCACGGCTGCCGAACCGGAAGTCGTGATCAAGGGCAAGGCCGCCAAGGGCGAAGAACTCCCGCCCGAGGATACGAAGAGGAAGTAA
- the uvrA gene encoding excinuclease ABC subunit UvrA, translating into MAHDKLIVRGAREHNLKNITVELPRDQLVVITGLSGSGKSSLAFDTIYAEGQRRYVESLSAYARQFLGLMEKPDVDQIEGLSPAISIDQKGASRNPRSTVGTTTEIYDYLRLLYARVGTPHCPNCGREIAQQSAQQIVDSILEMPAGSRILILAPLIQARKGEHKGIFEDVRKAGFVRVRVNGEVHDVDEEIELDRYKNHTIEAVVDRLVVVKDGEGALDLSRLTDSVETALRLGGGAILVSDVSQRDAAATDRLYSEHFACVHCGISLPEIEPRTFSFNSPHGACQTCSGLGVQMEFDPEMIASNPDLSLAEGALNVSGWGKQGQKDEENHYRQLLRALCAKHHIPFTVAWKELSNRQREIILFGAGQAESVAITYHNTAGQLRTYETTYEAVIPHLQRRYRESTSDYIRSEMEELMTSRPCPVCGGKRLRPEALAVTIINQNIDVVTQFSVIEALEWVRLLQGETAPVITVAANGRDGAPESQRVAKYGDALEVPAASPLTQRQWTIARQILKEIRARLGFMADVGLNYLSLKRGTATLSGGEAQRIRLATQIGSQLMGVLYILDEPSIGLHQRDNARLIRTLIAMRDLGNTVLVVEHDEETMRAADWIVDMGPGAGEHGGQVVCSAPRDSFIECPDSLTARYLRGEERIEVPTKRRDGNGKTLLIKHATENNLQGVDVRIPLGKFICVTGVSGSGKSSLVIEVLYKRLAQSLYRAKDKPGAHETILGIEQLDKVIDIDQSAIGRTPRSNPATYTALFGPLRDLFARLPDAKLRGYGPGRFSFNVKGGRCEACQGDGTIRIEMQFLPDVWVPCEVCHGKRYNRDTLQILYKGKSIADTLDMTVEEAHEFFNNIPAIRNKLKTLEAVGLGYIRLGQAATTLSGGEAQRIKLSKELSRRDTGDTLYILDEPTTGLHFADTRRLLQVLHDLADRGNTLVVIEHNLDVIKSADWVIDMGPEGGNGGGRIIAEGRPEEVAQVSASYTGQFLQHVLPQIGRLPVSAAFDPSTPVN; encoded by the coding sequence ATGGCTCATGACAAATTGATTGTTCGCGGAGCACGCGAACACAACCTGAAGAACATCACCGTCGAGTTGCCGCGCGACCAGCTGGTGGTCATCACCGGCCTCTCCGGTTCGGGCAAGTCGTCGTTAGCCTTCGATACGATCTATGCCGAAGGCCAGCGCCGCTACGTCGAATCGTTGTCGGCCTACGCACGCCAGTTCCTGGGCCTGATGGAAAAGCCCGACGTGGATCAGATCGAGGGCCTCAGTCCGGCCATTTCGATTGACCAGAAGGGCGCCAGCCGCAACCCGCGCTCCACCGTGGGCACCACCACCGAGATCTACGACTATTTGCGCCTGCTCTATGCCCGCGTGGGCACACCGCACTGCCCCAACTGCGGCCGCGAGATTGCCCAGCAGAGCGCTCAACAGATTGTGGACTCGATCCTGGAGATGCCAGCCGGCAGCCGTATCCTGATCCTGGCGCCGTTGATCCAGGCGCGCAAGGGCGAGCACAAAGGCATCTTCGAGGATGTGCGCAAGGCCGGCTTCGTACGCGTGCGCGTCAACGGCGAGGTGCATGATGTGGATGAGGAGATCGAGCTCGATCGCTACAAGAATCACACCATCGAAGCGGTGGTGGATCGCCTGGTAGTGGTGAAGGACGGCGAGGGCGCGCTCGATCTTAGCCGCCTGACCGACTCGGTGGAGACCGCGCTGCGTCTGGGCGGCGGCGCCATCCTGGTCAGCGATGTCAGTCAGCGGGACGCGGCTGCGACCGATCGCCTCTACTCCGAGCATTTTGCCTGCGTCCACTGCGGCATCAGCCTGCCGGAGATCGAGCCGCGCACCTTTTCGTTCAACTCACCGCACGGCGCCTGCCAGACCTGCAGCGGCTTGGGCGTGCAGATGGAGTTCGACCCTGAGATGATCGCGTCGAATCCTGATCTGTCGCTGGCAGAGGGCGCGCTCAATGTCAGCGGCTGGGGCAAGCAAGGGCAAAAGGACGAGGAGAATCACTATCGCCAGCTCCTGCGCGCCCTGTGCGCCAAGCACCATATCCCCTTCACGGTTGCGTGGAAGGAATTGAGCAACCGCCAGCGCGAGATCATCCTCTTTGGCGCCGGCCAGGCGGAGTCGGTTGCGATTACGTACCACAACACCGCCGGCCAATTGCGCACCTACGAAACGACTTACGAGGCGGTCATCCCGCACTTGCAGCGGCGCTACCGTGAATCCACCTCTGACTATATCCGCTCCGAGATGGAAGAATTGATGACCTCGCGCCCGTGCCCGGTCTGCGGCGGCAAGCGCCTGCGCCCCGAAGCCCTGGCCGTGACGATCATCAATCAGAACATTGATGTGGTGACGCAGTTCTCAGTGATCGAAGCCCTGGAATGGGTGCGCCTGCTGCAAGGAGAGACGGCGCCGGTCATCACGGTCGCGGCCAATGGCCGCGACGGCGCGCCCGAGAGCCAGCGCGTGGCGAAGTATGGCGATGCCCTGGAGGTGCCTGCGGCCTCACCGCTGACGCAGCGCCAGTGGACCATCGCGCGCCAGATTCTGAAGGAGATTCGCGCCCGGCTCGGCTTCATGGCCGATGTGGGCCTGAACTACCTGTCGCTCAAGCGCGGCACCGCCACGCTGTCTGGCGGCGAGGCGCAGCGCATCCGCCTGGCCACGCAGATCGGCTCGCAGTTGATGGGCGTGCTCTACATCCTGGACGAGCCGTCCATTGGCCTGCATCAGCGCGACAACGCGCGCCTGATTCGCACGCTGATTGCCATGCGCGACCTGGGCAACACCGTGCTGGTGGTTGAGCATGATGAAGAAACGATGCGCGCGGCCGATTGGATCGTGGATATGGGGCCAGGCGCGGGCGAGCACGGCGGTCAGGTGGTCTGCTCCGCGCCGCGCGATAGCTTCATCGAGTGTCCCGACTCGTTGACGGCCCGCTATCTGCGCGGCGAAGAGCGGATCGAGGTGCCGACCAAGCGCCGCGACGGCAACGGCAAGACCCTGCTCATCAAACACGCCACGGAGAACAACCTGCAAGGCGTGGATGTGCGCATTCCCCTGGGCAAGTTCATCTGTGTGACCGGCGTCTCCGGCTCCGGCAAGTCGAGCCTGGTGATCGAGGTGCTCTACAAGCGCCTGGCGCAGAGCCTCTACCGGGCCAAGGACAAGCCGGGCGCGCATGAGACGATCCTGGGCATCGAGCAGTTGGACAAGGTGATTGACATTGACCAGAGCGCGATCGGACGCACGCCGCGCTCCAATCCGGCCACCTATACCGCTCTCTTCGGCCCGCTGCGCGATCTCTTTGCCCGCCTGCCGGACGCCAAACTGCGCGGTTATGGGCCGGGGCGCTTCTCGTTCAATGTCAAGGGCGGGCGCTGTGAGGCCTGCCAGGGCGATGGCACCATTCGCATCGAGATGCAGTTCCTGCCCGATGTTTGGGTGCCATGCGAAGTGTGCCACGGCAAGCGCTACAACCGGGACACGCTGCAAATTTTGTACAAGGGCAAATCCATCGCCGACACGCTCGACATGACGGTGGAAGAGGCGCACGAGTTCTTCAACAACATCCCGGCCATTCGCAACAAGCTCAAGACCCTGGAAGCGGTGGGTCTGGGCTATATCCGCCTGGGGCAGGCAGCCACCACCTTGAGCGGCGGCGAGGCGCAGCGCATCAAGCTGAGCAAGGAGCTGAGCCGTCGCGACACCGGCGATACGCTCTACATCCTGGACGAACCGACGACCGGCCTGCACTTCGCGGACACGCGGCGCCTGCTGCAGGTGCTGCACGACTTGGCCGACCGCGGCAACACCCTGGTGGTCATCGAGCATAACCTGGATGTCATCAAGTCGGCCGACTGGGTGATTGACATGGGGCCGGAGGGCGGCAACGGCGGCGGCCGCATCATCGCCGAGGGACGCCCGGAAGAGGTGGCGCAGGTGTCGGCCTCCTACACCGGCCAGTTCTTGCAGCATGTCTTGCCGCAGATCGGGCGCCTGCCAGTCTCGGCAGCGTTCGACCCGTCCACCCCTGTGAACTAG
- a CDS encoding MFS transporter, protein MALFRALTHRSFALLWVGQTISRVGDHLYQVALAWWVLEKTGSALAMGTVLTFSMVPMLLFVLIGGVAVDRLPRVRLLLISDLGRGIAAAGVAWLALSGRLEIWHIYGASLLFGLADAFFQPAYLALVPELTPVSALTSANSLTSLSMQAGRIVGPALGAALVGLGGTTLAFAGNALSFFAAALLVLPLLRLSTAPAPSASQGMHGIVRDLREGLAVVAGSPILWVTILLFSLTNITLAAPFAVALPFLVKDHLHGDVRTLGLLYAVFPIGYVLGGLWMGRYPRLRWRGLVSYGGAIVAGLGLAVLGANVPLAVILLAALINGAALEVFGLIWTNILQTVVPGDKLGRVASFDMLGSFMLLPIGYGLTGWATEALGPALVFIAGGLLTALITALGLLHPAVRRFD, encoded by the coding sequence ATGGCGCTGTTTCGTGCTCTGACGCACCGATCGTTTGCCCTCCTCTGGGTCGGGCAGACGATCTCGCGCGTCGGCGATCATCTCTATCAGGTGGCACTGGCATGGTGGGTGCTGGAAAAGACCGGCTCCGCGCTGGCGATGGGCACCGTGCTGACCTTTTCGATGGTGCCGATGCTGCTCTTCGTCCTCATCGGCGGCGTGGCGGTGGATCGCCTGCCGCGGGTGCGCCTGCTGCTGATCTCTGACCTGGGCCGGGGCATCGCGGCGGCGGGCGTGGCATGGCTGGCCCTCAGCGGGCGCCTGGAAATCTGGCACATCTACGGGGCCAGCCTGCTCTTCGGCCTGGCCGACGCCTTCTTTCAACCGGCGTATCTGGCCCTGGTACCGGAGTTGACCCCGGTCAGCGCGCTGACCAGCGCCAATTCACTGACCAGCCTCAGCATGCAGGCCGGCCGCATCGTGGGGCCGGCCCTGGGCGCGGCTCTCGTGGGCCTGGGTGGCACCACGCTGGCCTTTGCCGGCAATGCGCTCTCGTTTTTTGCCGCGGCGCTGTTGGTGCTGCCGCTCCTGCGCCTGTCCACCGCGCCGGCGCCGTCTGCGTCCCAGGGCATGCATGGCATCGTGCGCGACCTGCGCGAAGGGCTGGCCGTGGTCGCCGGCAGCCCCATTCTGTGGGTGACAATCCTCTTGTTTTCCCTGACCAACATCACGCTGGCCGCACCGTTTGCGGTGGCGCTGCCTTTCCTGGTCAAAGATCACCTGCACGGTGATGTGCGCACCCTGGGCCTGCTTTATGCTGTCTTTCCCATCGGCTATGTCCTCGGCGGGCTGTGGATGGGGCGTTACCCGCGCTTACGTTGGCGCGGTTTGGTGTCCTACGGCGGCGCCATCGTGGCGGGGCTGGGGCTGGCCGTACTGGGCGCCAACGTGCCGCTGGCTGTCATCTTGCTGGCGGCCCTCATCAACGGCGCGGCGTTGGAGGTCTTTGGCCTGATCTGGACGAACATCCTGCAAACTGTGGTGCCGGGCGACAAGCTGGGCCGTGTGGCGAGCTTTGACATGCTCGGCTCCTTCATGCTGCTGCCGATTGGCTACGGACTGACCGGCTGGGCCACCGAGGCGCTGGGGCCGGCCCTGGTTTTTATCGCTGGCGGTCTGTTGACGGCATTGATTACCGCGCTCGGCCTGTTGCATCCCGCGGTGCGCCGTTTCGATTGA